The Natator depressus isolate rNatDep1 chromosome 18, rNatDep2.hap1, whole genome shotgun sequence genomic interval GGTGCCAGCTTGGCAGGCCCAATGCCCCCCCGGCAGCTAGCATGGCTTTGGGTCTGCAGCAGCCCCACACGGCCACCAGCCAGCCAGCTAAGGaacccacctcccaccccaccagccaCCAGTCTCCCCGAGCGGGAGCCCCGCACTCACTCGCTGGCTGCTTTGAGGATGAACTCGGTGCTGGCCCCGCGGTGGTTGCGGGAGAGGCACAGGAGGAAGGTTGGGTCAGGGAGCCCCAGCGGTTTGGCTCTGAGGAGCTCTGCTCTCACATGGCAGGTCTGGGCGTAATCCTTGACGGAAAACCTGCCATCGCTGCGGGGGAAGTACAAGGGGCAGCGTTCGTGGGGTGGAGCCGGGCGATGGTGCCCCACCCCTAACGCCCAGCTCCTGGCTTCCTGGCAATGCTCACTGCAACAGGCCATTAGATCCTGTACCCACAGACGGGGCATCCCCACCTGGGACCTCCAGCTTTCCCTCCTCGACAGAGAGATGGGCACTGCCACCGtacccaccccaccctgccccactgccTGCTCCTTCTTCCAGGGCTGGAGACAATGCAACCCCCCGATGGCTCGCCCTGCCAGCTGGATCCACCAGGACACTGGAGGGGAACTGCAGGCGGGCAGTGGGCACGGGAACAGCAGATTGATgcacccctacccctacccccacccccacccccgggaggTTTCGGTGCCTCtggccagggcagcagggcccccAGGGTGCCGAGGGTAGAGCACGGGCGCCACCCAGACTTACTCCCTCTGGCGGGACAAGAGCAGCAGGTCGCTGAGGAGGTGCAGGTGGATGGGCTTGGTGCTCAGGCGGGGTTTGTACCCCACGCCCACCTCCTGGATGAGGACCTGGGAgaactcccctgccctgaccAGCCAGCGGCCCCGGCTGATGAGTGGGATGgactgggggggaagagagaaagacaCGGATCACTTTGCGCAGAGACTGTCACTGTGCTGCCCCGAGGGGCAGGATCAGTCCCAGCCTGAGCCATGCACCAGCGCCCCCTACTGGATCCCTGCAGGACACTGCCTGCAATGCACCCAGgtccaggctgggaggctggagGTCCCACAGGGCACTCAGCTACAGAGGCAGATCATGGCACTGTGCAGTTCACCAGATCACATGCATCACTCTAGCCCCTACATGTcccgccccacccacccctgcatcccccccaaGTCTCGTGCTGGTATCCCACCCTTCTAGCCCCCCACGTCCCAACCCAGCCCCTCCAGCGTCCCATCCCTCTAGCTCCCCCatacctcaccccagcccctccatCTGTCTAGCCCTCCCACCACATGccaccccagccctcccctgTGGGGCTGGATCACCAAGAGCCGCCCCAGTGCAGAGCCAGGCCTCACCTTTGTCTTTACAAACTCGACTTGCTTctccagcagcaccagctcctCCGTCTGCTTCATCCGTCGCACGTTCTCGTTGCACTCTGACACGATCTGAGGAAGGGCACGGGAAGCTGCAGGCCCAGCACGGGGGAGCTGGGCGCTCTGGCcacggctccccccaccctctgcctccCTTGGTCccacaggagggggcagagaccaGGGAATCCAGGACACTTGGTGCACCCCAGGGGACGGGAAGGAAGCTTTTCCAGCCGTTGGACACTGCTGGTCtgggggattatgggacatttctcAGCTCCCGCCGAAGGTTGAAGAGTCAGGTGCACATGGCACCTCCCGGCCCATGCGGGTGCCCGGGCTTCGCCCTGGCTGAGAATCAGGGCTGAGCTCTCACTCGCCCTGGGGTGTCACCAGCCAGGTTTGGGATAGGCTGCGCATTAGGTCCCTGGGTGCCAGGGACAGAGGCTCAGACGTCCCACCCTGCAGAGACCTCCTGGGGTGCTGGCACCCCACAGCCCTTTGCACCGGTGATGTTCTGCCTGCGAGGAGACCTCTGCTAGAACGTCTGAAGTGGGGACGGAGGGTTCTTTTCACCACAGCATTTCTGCGGGTTCTAGGTAGGAAATCCAACTCCTGCCTCCCCGGTTACTCCTGGGGAAGACGCCAGGGAGAACCGGCGCGAGTCAGAGGACAAGAAAATGAAGGCTGATTCATTCAGGAGGgaaaggatttttgtttttaaacccggACTGTTTGTTAACACTATTAACTCCAAGGCCAGAGAAACAGTTGGCAGAAAAGCACTTGTTAAAGATCCAACCTGTGCCCGCAGTGAATAGAGGAGGAAGCTCTAGTTCCCTCCCAGCCCCTCGCTGGAGACCTCGGGGGAAGTCAGGGAAGAGAAGATGGGCTATTACCACACTAGCAAACAAGCAGGAAAAACCCCTATTTAAAAACACCTTCCAGGTGTTCCCAGCAGCATAAAATGGCTAAAGCCTGTTTTATCCCCCCCTTGCAGTCACCTTTTGGACTCCCCAGAGCCTGGGGAACGTGAGACCCTGGACGTTCTGCATTCTGGCCTCCCTTGGGGAAGGAAACCAGGCTGGAGCCCTAAAACCCCACAAGCACAATCACTCCCCAGGAGGAGCGGAGGCCCCGAGTAATGTCCCAGGAAGGCCGCACGGCACGCTGGCTAGACAGCTCAGCAAGCTCAGGTCTGACCAGGGACAGGGGGGAGAGGCCGAGAGAGAGACCCCCCAATGCCAGGGGTTTTCAAAGCACAAAAGGCAGCGGGTCGCTGAGTGACCGGAGCTGCCCTGAGCGCAGAGGCCAGCAGGATGCGGCCCGTGCAGGAAGCGGTGCGGGGCTGAGTCCGCCCCGGGCGGAGTGAGCGGAGACCAGCGCGGGCCGAGACGAGCAGAGAACCAGGAACAGACTCAGACCAGAACCTTCTCCTACCACTTCCCCCAGCTCCGCCAGGGAGCCGAGGgccaagccccccaccccagagcataGCCcatctccacatgctgcctcgCAGGGCCGCTGGGGCGCGAACGGCGGGTCAAGGCAGGCAGCGTGAGGGCTGCTACCGCGTGGGGACCTGCACAGCCAGCCTGCGGCTGCCTCCCACAAACACCCAATGGTGCCCTTACTTCTCCCACTGCCGCCAGGGCCGCGCTGATGGAACTGGCCAGCTCGGAGTCTGCCGGGGCCAGCTTCAGGATgttctgtggggcagaggggagagcaggaggaTCTGTCAGGGGAGAGGGTCTCCATCCCGCCCCATCATCTCCCTAcagacccttccccctccctccctcctgctcccatcccacctgcctcccaaccccttcccccatcatCTGCCTACAGACCCTACACCCTCCCTCATCTCCCTACAGACCCTAcgccctccctcctgcccccccatcaTCTCCCTACAgaccttttccccctccctcccagcccccataCCCAGACAGAgccttcccctctccccgcccGTCCCTATCCCTCTCTTCTTGCACAAAGCCACCTCAGTCAccccagtgttttgttttggctgcAGCTCAGCGGACGCTGGCCGGGGCAGCCTGTGCCTCTCTGAGGCAGGATCCCTGGGAGGCCAGCCCcagccaaccccctcccccccaccccgagtgaGATCCCAGATATGGATTCTTGCTCCAGCCTCTCACCTCCAGCAGGATCTTCAGGCGGGTGATCCTCTGGAAGGGCAGCACCAGGAAGGATTTCAGAGGCTGCCGCTGGCACACCGGCTGCTCCTCCAGCTTCCTCAGGACCTGCCGGAAGCGCCAGTTCTCCCGTCTGCAGCGTGCAGGAGAAAGGGGGCGGGTGAGGGGCCCCGAGGCCAGAACCACCCCGGCAGAGTGGCCCTGAATTCTCTCGCTCACTGGGCTACAGGCACCAGGGTAAACCCTGCCCAGAGACCCCGGCTGGACGAGCCCAGCTGTGTCCGCACTAAAGCCAGAGGTTGAGTGTGGGCAAGGCCTGATGCTGGGATTCCCAGAGcaatggggtgtgggagggcatgTGTGGGGCTATTTCTCTGGggcatggggtgggagggtggaagGATATCCTCCGCCAAGCTGGGAAGGTACAAAACTGAAATGCAGACCCATATCAATTCCTGCCCCAGCTCATCCTGCCTGAGGCCAGGAGGGACCTGACCTACTGCTCCCCATGAACCCCTTGTGCACCCCCTAGgccagaagccagcaagctgctaGCCATTCCGGCCCCAAagagaacgtgtgtgtgtgtggggggggtgttcctCCCTTCCCAAATAGGTGAGCAAGCAGGGGAATGGGGTCAGCCGCCCTCAGGCATCAAAACAATGTGTTAACTCTGGAACTTAATGACAACCACGTAGCGTAACAATTGGTGACCATTTTCAGCAGAGACACCTCTCCACGATGGAGAAGTCGGAGAGGACAGAGACCTAGTGAGTTATGGAATCCTCCCCAAGGGATATTACTGCGGTGTCCCCTACAGTCCACTCCCCTGGGCGGTGCCCAGTCTAGTTCCAAACAGCCCAAGCATCCTCCGGAGGACGCCCTGCAGACTCTCAGCTCTCACTGGCATGAAAGTTTCACTAGCATGAAGCCTCAGCGTCCCCATTGAGAGAGGAGCCATCTAGGAAGGGGCAGATGGGCTGCTCCAAGGGGCACAGACAGTGGGGAGGAGCAATTGGGGCATGAGCAGCCCCCGGTTATTCCTCCCCCCAGGACACCCCCTGAGCCGCCATGGCTCCTCACATCAGCTGCTGCATGAGCTGTTCCTGGTACATCTGATTAGTGACGTAGGGAATGTAGACCCTGTGGAAGGCGGGGCAGTGCTTCAGGACCAcggcccccagccccgccaggAAGACGTCCTTGTCCATGTGCTCCTCGAGATCCAGGAGAAACCTGCGGAGACCAGGAGTCGAGGGAAAGGATCCTGCCACTGGGCAAGGTTcgggctggagtagctgggagctccctCTGCAGCCAGCACCCCTGTCCCCTCCCTACAGCGCCCCCCTGCTGGGTGAGGCTGGGACTGGCATCACTGGGCGTTCTTCACCCACCGCAGTTACCTTTCACTGATGTCCTTCACCTGCTGCAGGTTGGAGAAGAGCCGGTGCACCTCGGCCCTGGTCAGCGTCTCCCGCAGCGCCAGCGATCCCTTGAAGTGGCTCATGGCCACCGAGAGGCTGCACAGGTAGGAGGCCTCCGATGTGATCATCTCAAACATGGCCTGGAGCGGAGACCGTGCGTCAAAAGACGGGGGAGAGCGAGGCAGCGCAGCAGGGCCTGTGAACCCTCCAAACGGTGCAACACACTGTTCCCCTCTAGTGCCCGAAGCCAAGGGGCTCTGGGCCTGCTGGTtcaagggacttaggtgcctccctgaaatcagtgggaaccaGGCATCTAAATCACTTTGCAAATGCGAGTACCCAAGACGAGGCAGTGCACAGCCACCAGGGAAGGGGCacagctgcctgagcagctctgtGCCAGCCCTGTGGGCTGTTCCCACAGCCAGAGTGGGCTGACATAGAGGAATGCCTTAGCCATGCCCCTTCCCCGGTCCGCCTACAGGAAACACTTCCCTTCCATTACAGGCCTCCTGCTCTGAGGACTCCTGCTGGGAGCGGCAGCCAGACAGGCAAGGGGCATTGCCTTCTGGCCGctgtagggttgccaagcctccaggattgtactggagtctccaggaattaaagattagtcTTTCATGAAAgactgtcatgtgatgaaatctccaggaatacatccaaccaaagttTGCATCCCTGCTGGGCACCGGtacagggctgggcacagggcagaGCCGGGAATACAATCCAGCTTCCAGGCCTGCGGCTTCATCAACTGACACAGGCACATGAGAACATGGGAACGGCGATagagggtcagaccaaaggtccatctagcccagtatctggtcttccaacagtggccaatgccaggtgccccagagggcatgaacagaacaggtcatcatcaagtgacccatctcctgtcgcccattcccacaCCGTGCCACCCTCACcagaaggccaagattataacagggttcaaaaaggaactagataaattcatgcaggataggtccatcaatggctgttagcagggatggggtccctagcctctgtttgccagaagcgcCAGTTCTCCCATCTGCAGCGTGCAGGAGAAAGGGGGCGGGTGAGGGGCCTCGAGGCCAGAACCACCCCAGCTCGCCTGTAGCCCAGTGAGCGAGAGAATTCAGGGCCGCTCTGCCAGGGTGGTTCTGGCCTCGAGGCCCCTCACCCGCCCCCTTTCTCCTGCACGCTGCAGACAGGAGAACTggtgcttctggcaaacagaggctagggaccccatccctgctaacagccattgatggacctatcctgcatgaatttatctagttcctttctgaacgctgttataatcttggccttctgGCGGGGGTGGCACGGTGTGCTAGGAGACCAGGCATCAAcaaccagccctgctgggaaaaCACTGAAATCCAGGCTCTCCAATGGTGTGTCTATTTCTATTAGATCAACAGCACCGGGAACCCCCCAGGGtactgggggcagaggtggggcaaATGCCCTCTTTGGAGTAGGAAAGCAGGGTGGGTGCCAGGctgccagccctggagaccaCAGGAAGCTGCGCATCCCAGAGCAAGCCAcaggcccagctgctgccctcGAGGCTGATAGAGAGCATCAGTCTCCTGGTCCCCATTTTCAAGGTTGCCAGTTACtggttgacccccccccccgcccccagtgagcAAGGTTTTGTCTGAGGTTGACCCGCGTGGTGGCACTGCCCAGTCTCAGCACTGCCCCacagtctccttctgctttcaccagggcagggactggaacTGCTGGCTCTGGGGGTAGGGGGCATCCTGCTCCCCAGCGCTGCCCGGTCTGCGGTACCATCCCTACACCGCAGCAGGGGCcccagtgtggctgcagcagacGGCAGGTCTCTGCAGAACATTGTCTCTCCCTTTGCCACGTGGGGGGCTCCTCAGCTGGGGCAGCTTTTACTTGGGCTGAACCCGCGTCTGGCGGGTGGGAACATCCCACCCCTACTTGCCAGCCTGCCGTGCAATCAAATGatcagcccctccctcccagtctgAGAGGCAGCTGCCCTCCAATACCTCCTGCAGGTGGTGCTGCTGGGGCGTGAGACTCTCCAGGAGCCGCCTGCTCTTCACCTCTGGGATCTCCTGCCAGAAGCAGAAGCTGTAGTCGCGGGAAGAGATCTGCGAGGCCGCGccgagcagggaggaggagaggatgcCAGCGATGGATAGGCTGGCGTCCACCCGGAAAGACTGCTCCTTGGGCTTGCGCTCCACTGCCTTGAGGCGCTTCATCCAGTAGTCTTGGTAGAGAGGCTCTGAGAAGGAGCGCAATGAGCGTGACATTAGCCACAGGAACCTGCCCGTCAACGGTCAGCCAAGGGCTTCCCAGAGTGCTTCATGAATAATTGCAGTCCTTGAACGATTCATATAATCCCAGGTCTAGTGACATGACCCGCCTGCTCCGTACATGGCCCTGGACACTGGGAAACCCTCTCCTGGACTTTGGGGTGGTCTTCGCCATTTCTGGGCCCCAGGACAGTGTCCCCATGAGCACAGTTCACCAATGCGTGCCCATAGCCCACTCAGACAGAAGTCACAGCATGCTGCCTTCACCATTAATGGATGGAGAACTGAAGGATCTCTAAGGAGCAGCCATCTCTGTTCCAACCATCCCTTGGGTCTTGGAGATGCCCTCAGCAAATTCAAAACAGCCCTGACCAGATCGCAGGTGTGTGTGGTCTCATGGTTTAGACACAAGAAACCCTGCATCTCGTCAGTGTTTAGACTAGCTGAcgcttgcggtcccttctaaccctgtggttctagCATTTCGCCCCCCACTGCCGCAATTGCAGGAGGCCATTAAGCAATCTGCATGCAAGGAAAAGATCGCTCTCTTCAGAGTGAATTTAGTGCAGAGAGAGCTGTGTAAAAGCATGTCGTGGCTCCAATTTCAGTGTGATGTGTCTAACTCCAACGTGTAGCTTATTTTACCTTAAGGGAAACAACCAGACTAGAAAGAACAAGAGCAGAGTCCCCAGGAGAGAGAACAGGGTGTGGGCTTCCCCTCTGCAGGCCAGGAGAGGTCTTAGACATTTGAGGCCCAGCACACAGCGGACAAAGACATCACAGTTTTGCAACAGCTCAATTCAGTAGGCTCTTAAAAGCACAGCCTGCTCCGGGATACGCTTGTAATGTTtagtgactcagtttccctttcctGGCTAGGGCCAAGGTGGTGGAAGTAGCACTCTGTGGCCCATGTAAGGGCTTGTTCACGGCAGTAGCCTCCGGAAGCCCTTCTAGGAATTTCCCTCCATCCCGCCATGCCTGAGACCCTGCAGCCATCGCACAAGGAGCAGGTCAGTACTCACGGGTTTGCACATATTTAGATTCCCTCCTCCACTTGTCCGTGTCCTTTGCTCCTTTCCCCAGTGGTCGGCGGAACAGTCTAAAAGGCAGCGAGAAGAAGCTTCTAAACTGAGTCCCACCAGGAGAGCCCTATACTACAGCAAACATGAACTTTCCCCCATAACTCTGGCTCTTTCCTCATGCcctacagtgcctcctgctgggctttGTCACTTATTTGTGTCCTTGTGCAAATCAgaacctctgtgcctcaatgtACACAGGTGTAAAATGGATAGGTAGGAATATGCCAGGTGGATCAGAACTAAGGTCCActtagcccagtgtcctgtctctgacagtggccagagaaGGTGAGAGAACCCACAGTAGCAGTGTGG includes:
- the LOC141974375 gene encoding rho guanine nucleotide exchange factor 19-like is translated as MDFFCRKRVRSDSPPRAVALVKRHGSCPVAQRPQPARPESRPELGPFLAGLFRPRSAQKGLSAARRGGSQDPGSAAEERVPLLVDNSEAELAALESTGLEEPPSSAGPTGPAGLLEMRTKQPTPIPGRKVLHGSLEDLSKATAMQMPSPERRLFRRPLGKGAKDTDKWRRESKYVQTQPLYQDYWMKRLKAVERKPKEQSFRVDASLSIAGILSSSLLGAASQISSRDYSFCFWQEIPEVKSRRLLESLTPQQHHLQEAMFEMITSEASYLCSLSVAMSHFKGSLALRETLTRAEVHRLFSNLQQVKDISERFLLDLEEHMDKDVFLAGLGAVVLKHCPAFHRVYIPYVTNQMYQEQLMQQLIRENWRFRQVLRKLEEQPVCQRQPLKSFLVLPFQRITRLKILLENILKLAPADSELASSISAALAAVGEIVSECNENVRRMKQTEELVLLEKQVEFVKTKSIPLISRGRWLVRAGEFSQVLIQEVGVGYKPRLSTKPIHLHLLSDLLLLSRQRDDGRFSVKDYAQTCHVRAELLRAKPLGLPDPTFLLCLSRNHRGASTEFILKAASE